A region from the uncultured Stenotrophomonas sp. genome encodes:
- a CDS encoding Transcriptional regulator, ArsR family, which produces MDLEDWSTRLKVFADATRVRLLTLLEQEELTVAELSAITTLAQPRVSTHLARLKEAGLVRDRRAGVSAYYRFDEAALDPAQRALWHALSNGSDDPLLRQDAERVPSVLAMRAADQNWADSVAGDMERHYSPGRTWEAMARSALPLLETGDVLDIASGDGVLAELLAPHAQRYVCVDTSARVVAAASERLRKLPNVEVREGDMHKLPFDDGSFDLVVLMHALTYANQPAKAVAECARVLRPGGRLMLCSLARHEHKTAVEAYGHVNLGFTGKELRKFVEKAGLEVSSLETVTREKRPPHFEVISLIAHRS; this is translated from the coding sequence ATGGATCTGGAAGACTGGTCGACCCGCCTGAAGGTGTTCGCCGACGCCACCCGCGTGCGCCTGCTGACCCTGCTGGAGCAGGAGGAGTTGACCGTGGCCGAGCTGTCGGCCATCACCACGCTAGCGCAACCGCGTGTTTCCACCCATCTGGCGCGGCTGAAGGAAGCCGGGCTGGTGCGCGACCGCCGCGCCGGGGTTTCCGCCTATTACCGCTTCGACGAGGCCGCGCTGGACCCGGCGCAGCGCGCATTGTGGCATGCGCTCAGCAACGGCAGCGATGACCCGCTGCTGCGCCAGGACGCCGAGCGCGTGCCGTCGGTGCTGGCGATGCGCGCGGCCGACCAGAACTGGGCCGACAGCGTGGCCGGCGACATGGAGCGCCACTACTCGCCCGGCCGCACCTGGGAGGCGATGGCGCGCAGCGCGCTGCCGCTGCTGGAAACCGGCGACGTGCTCGACATCGCCTCCGGCGACGGCGTGCTGGCCGAACTGCTGGCCCCGCACGCGCAGCGCTACGTGTGCGTCGACACCAGCGCCCGCGTGGTCGCCGCCGCCAGCGAACGCCTGCGCAAGCTGCCCAACGTCGAGGTCCGCGAAGGCGACATGCACAAGCTGCCGTTCGACGATGGCAGCTTCGACCTGGTGGTGCTGATGCACGCCCTCACCTACGCCAACCAGCCGGCGAAGGCCGTGGCCGAATGCGCGCGCGTGCTGCGTCCGGGCGGCCGGCTGATGCTGTGCAGCCTCGCCCGCCACGAGCACAAGACCGCGGTGGAAGCCTATGGCCACGTCAACCTCGGCTTCACCGGCAAGGAACTGCGCAAGTTCGTCGAGAAGGCCGGACTGGAAGTGTCCAGCCTGGAAACCGTCACCCGCGAGAAACGGCCGCCACATTTCGAGGTGATCTCGCTGATCGCCCACCGCTCCTGA